The following are encoded together in the Plasmodium knowlesi strain H genome assembly, chromosome: 8 genome:
- a CDS encoding kinesin-4, putative — protein MDDIAIGVIETADEKNAKTKWTMGTNSEVEGEGNTQIDSKNCIGNPVDTNPNVDILPAPNEGQEESQSNKLIFNKINNPNSCQRIDKEEVTEMNKYEYAYEREEVFSCEDAFADSVESNNLSSYDEEEREQIDPLNGYDNGHKPKKNRGSERQNCQVIVRIKPRIRTNKLNKVNKTNENETTGRGGNYEDGKNIEYKENCLYVQNQNFSFDKIFSEETKQIEIYSYLSNNFLNNLFEGYNCTIFAYGQTGSGKTFTMGFDYMNEFSESVGILPRFLNDMFNIIERKKKKIDFDVSCTYIEIYNEEIIDLIDFNEEDYHEKINFKNGKRNKKKKKINKNISIREDINKKEIILMGIKNEKVQTVKDVFTILQKGNLFRTTERTFMNDKSSRSHAIFTVNLIQRKKQATENEKNKGNTVQGSSKCRTEQCALNKLEEEEKRRSLNDNDVEEDGRTNDEEWKEDANSADENNSCNNKVNELDEANKSDVICSKFHFVDLAGSERAKRTETKGHRFKEGISINYGLLSLSNVIYSLSSNKKSQHIPYRNSKLTRILQDSLGGNSKTVMIACISIDPADFYESLSTIKYAARTKKIKNTPVINYDINSVVINDLRKQLFNLNVELKKYKIECKDKSSEVDFTRVKELASQNKLLLKKVKSLKMKRKKLICLIFYYMTLLRRNNCTPMDDSLRSNVEESARSCSVSLLNQNWCISQGGAAYTGGKCTGGKFPSTDGKLVEGDANAIVHSGDRDEDNANHIASVSICKKGIIMPDASPTTDAPTRTHITMSVDSFFQKRDNLDKENAANVNSKLSEPDILIHGDHCSKGMVTFTMKGTPRGEEQLGHLCGLRRNTNEHLVEKNNKKEHDMNIVVSSGSYEMDTGAKTCNCVEGISLQKRDDQTVHMNKKSHDNRNNFQESVMCLAENADEGNVLTSMLKYSSVELSPNVIDTTSRKDAPNGDILNGQHSLCTTCQKKHMVEEEEDACDSDFNTLEKKYLFINLEEDKRCVENMFRQFELNRYNEKKLKDLNKKYNSIFEKNKVYEKKIDELKKMVKRMKRCAKLTSEGKYDGKKRKYKKTPKDGRGGRSGRGVGGGARKGLPKRQYQPDGTKNLLHSSPNGERSYKPKRDHFSDVEFERKMKSKMLKHFSRKKNLTDTEVSAKENNSFCTYGTTSVSHGQTRLMDLLYQNLNYHKRGVILFDNPKLNTILIAGKHKKGMNKRETRRILLSENNDSVSSNIIYSSNNVDWGLFENTAEGGVFRMGSSGRRGKPINGEKRTVLNVLDKRKKKQVQRGMTQEGMEISHPYDNFPGSGKMDNLNFVNYARGEMKQKWHTSDEEMDEEDDTCENSPCSRGNSSYSSDDESEHTSGNVSPKFLKNKLNKLQKIIKEDICKIKRVNREKEEYNAKNELLTNSIMSLKKKLHYLQVNSQNNKNCKKIENMKGEIQRITNEKEKIQKKLNDNEQQIKHLKVDILKMKNNFLKTSTLLKEEQRKHTNIIRKKENIITKLHEREEHYIEKLKKKEEISKQAYSKLLKRNQELNEELKMLKKKGPSGDVRRSGRKKDTKNIQPEGIIHGNKFDDISQRVKKVASDGICISSSLHDEYAQPYGDPDDGNNGASEEHREDATSLQNDDINASPISTILSDGAKSAYLNSSPSMCKAEDNLFSSHSFYNFNNGEYEFQSSFKNDVKIKSYLREFMKRKMKLSSLKAKLEREKSTNRQVRKILQALYVRKKNEEEERNHGKGSFPQRSPTAGKEERFAQMSCTVNEGNERECNSGQPMVEEPLRNTVTTIEMEQYGQKLRDNGRESKEGILVKENFIPVEEKDGGENSPILLSDEKIDEEVVYYENKLKESNELLKKLKRDIVTKKEEFILQKVVKQLLRKLYSNFIKRKEGERKIKSLKKFIYSENLFISKICNNFFYLTNVMNNSTFPIGGQHYLNNHSMAQFYSNQINDTCEGHFNGGYNLTCVEKHIKNNDAGLSTLLPLYKFYQGKGILPSNVEARDTIYGRRRNTFSILTGMNPTLEMNKNYTNLKKRSYKSRLIENLQLNHFNKRRVILSRSSNFVQDDQNDKNCNFGEKWGKRYSDGFSLNRIRDTQESFALDDKFNGEVPTEGNIGDIPQRYEQINWMPNEGASNVNLSALNLLHDKNIFGKSENGNFIRRVHDDKGEKEDQAINVVDVVDVVDMVDMVDALDTEEYSLDKSHYHALPNLRMKRKTIDNCYIYANKQNGDNFLDYYQDVFSRGHYDVKGDRGEEEKTQRVITISDPSQRLLCVKSEGETYQQKEAPQRESSLCNGKYDQRESSPLDSCTHTPIVNTSISSDAFPKERTEFVSSMPLEGRVPHEGCNIPREKRDHISYMVKKGSQELTSALANVLIDGEDCLASDTAKKEDGTIGAKYDNGDSSVGTDTGMYSNPCDIPIKEESKENLLPPLGRTDQHWRENGLKFNLAPTQMSENKTRNEDVREDPMGGVPKEEVTEMNKTVPTFNGTGADGVKKRQSKFCSIKSKSAEGNSRIVCGVSNIKRAFKERENKSNDASMDGTSVAREMNITSVSENGSVEHQTSKNMEMRNINSGEESQMRRKITSIDTETKLVKKTSENKLSTKQTNETLHHTVLVQKEEDTSHKTQGTKVQMDPTLTVHWNNRSNRDEANCWNYGKPNEGGEETRSNNLQYGMNQEDFKKIEKIHEESINNFKNKMNDIGMNSESFSSIHMMEKKIKGYFVNSVNYDADNNIGEEFPYNKGNAEKKYKILCMKNCHKYGVSGLCVKGSNNKNLTIFSSSINNIKLWDGKKAVWNYDHVNLKNEKSTFINSIIVSFQENCFFAGINSYVHLFDIRTNPVSLQKYYYSDKNDGSLLISLLNDKSDYVPFLLQNGGISTFSGARADGDYTYEGVHNLMEHNASEDVVRHALGDNSLKHLPSKEWKEEDGGNANHEICNEWGNQKSSLCYSKTDGAEEGGADKLKHIRDVESFQSEYCICACGNENFIKVFDIRKNDDNMWLAKIPITNKIEYITQIPMKKNGKNITKDSNILKNIIIASRDKTVKIWKKGWVSFYPPSYDWCTSLSNFSLSDLMKNKGIQNRQDESTQYANNLLNYDSLIVSGSRDSHLRFWLYATDSTTNEFNRFMKIVKNAHMVDITSIAKYKTNGLVTTDRDGFIQMWDCNLFVNDNDKALLDMDIYTNQLNLAVSKIGKTLRHSSNAINKVICYENHFLTASSDGSIKIFSEK, from the exons ATGGACGATATCGCTATAGGAGTGATCGAAACTGCAGATGAGAAAAATGCCAAGACCAAGTGGACAATGGGAACTAACTCAGAGGTGGAAGGAGAGGGAAACACACAGATAGACTCAAAGAATTGCATTGGCAACCCAGTGGACACCAACCCCAATGTGGACATTTTACCTGCACCGAATGAAGGACAAGAGGAAAGCCAAAGTAATAAActaatttttaacaaaataaataatccgAATAGTTGCCAAAGGATtgataaggaagaagtgacAGAAATGAACAAGTACGAATATGCATACGAAAGGGAGGAGGTTTTTTCATGCGAAGATGCTTTTGCCGATTCTGTGGAGAGCAATAATTTGAGCTCCTAcgatgaggaagaaagagaacaGATCGACCCCTTGAACGGATACGATAATGGACACAAGCCTAAGAAGAACAGGGGTAGTGAGAGACAGAATTGTCAAGTGATTGTAAGGATAAAGCCAAGAATTAGAACGAACAAATTGAACAAAGTGAACAAGACGAACGAAAATGAAACCACCGGCAGAGGGGGAAATTATGaagatgggaaaaatattgaatataaagaaaattgCCTTTACGTACAGAATCagaatttttcatttgataaaatattttctgaaGAAACGAAACAGATAGAAATTTATTCATACTTGTCCAataactttttaaataatttgtttGAAGGCTATAACTGTACCATTTTTGCTTATGGACAGACGGGGTCAGGAAAAACATTCACCATGGGATTTGACTACATGAACGAATTTTCCGAAAGCGTTGGTATTTTGCCTCGATTTTTAAATGATATGTTTAACATaattgaaaggaaaaagaaaaaaatcgatTTTGATGTATCATGTACTTACATCGAAATTTacaatgaagaaattatcgATTTGATAGATTTTAACGAAGAAGATTatcatgaaaaaataaactttaaaaatggaaaaaggaataaaaaaaaaaaaaaaattaataaaaacaTATCCATAAGGGAAGATatcaacaaaaaagaaataattctaatgggaattaaaaatgaaaaagtacaaaCTGTTAAAGATGTGTTCACTATCCTGCAGAAGGGAAATTTATTTAGGACCACGGAGAGAACTTTCATGAATGATAAATCCAGCAGATCTCACGCAATCTTCACCGTTAACCTTATTCAGAGAAAAAAGCAGGCAacagaaaatgagaaaaacaaagggaACACCGTCCAGGGGAGTTCAAAGTGTAGGACCGAGCAGTGTGCACTTAACAAAttggaagaggaggaaaaaagacgaAGCTTAAACGATAATGATGTAGAGGAAGATGGACGCACGAATGATGAAGAATGGAAGGAAGATGCTAATTCTGCAGACGAGAATAATAGTTGTAATAATAAGGTGAATGAGCTGGACGAAGCAAACAAGTCAGATGTAATATGCTcgaaatttcattttgtcgATTTGGCTGGAAGTGAAAGAGCCAAAAGAACCGAAACCAAAGGACATAGGTTCAAAGAAGGTATCAGCATTAACTATGGACTGCTATCCCTAAGCAACGTTATTTACAGCTTGTCTAGTAATAAAAAGAGTCAGCACATTCCTTACAGAAATTCCAAATTAACCAGAATACTTCAAGATTCCCTTGGAGGCAACAGCAAAACAGTTATGATTGCATGTATCAGTATTGACCCTGCAGATTTTTACGAATCCTTAAGTACCATCAAATATGCCGCAAGGacgaagaagataaaaaacaCCCCAGTCATCAACTATGATATTAATAGCGTAGTTATTAACGATTTAAGAAAGCAGTTGTTTAACTTAAATgtagaattgaaaaaatacaaaattgaGTGTAAGGATAAATCATCTGAGGTAGATTTTACGAGGGTTAAGGAattagctagccaaaataagTTATTactgaaaaaagtgaagagtttaaaaatgaagaggaaaaagttgATTTGTttgatattttattatatgaCCTTGTTAAGGAGGAACAACTGCACACCCATGGATGATTCACTTCGCTCTAACGTCGAAGAAAGTGCTAGGAGTTGTTCTGTAAGTCTGCTCAATCAAAATTGGTGCATCAGCCAAGGGGGAGCAGCATACACAGGAGGAAAATGCACAGGGGGAAAGTTCCCCTCCACGGATGGGAAATTGGTTGAAGGAGATGCCAATGCCATCGTGCATAGTGGTGATAGAGATGAAGATAATGCTAATCACATTGCTTCCGTCTCaatttgcaaaaagggaattatCATGCCAGACGCCTCGCCCACTACTGATGCTCCCACCAGGACCCATATCACCATGAGCgtggattccttttttcagaAAAGGGATAATCTGGATAAGGAAAACGCTGCAAATGTGAACAGCAAATTATCCGAACCGGATATATTAATCCATGGTGACCATTGCTCAAAGGGCATGGTCACTTTCACAATGAAAGGAACCCCCAGGGGAGAAGAACAATTGGGCCATTTATGTGGTTTGAGAAGGAATACCAACGAGCACCTAGTCgagaagaacaacaaaaaggaacacgACATGAACATAGTAGTAAGTAGCGGTTCGTATGAAATGGATACGGGTGCAAAAACCTGCAACTGTGTTGAGGGGATATCCCTGCAAAAGAGGGATGACCAGACGGTGCACATGAACAAGAAGTCGCATGATAACCGCAACAATTTTCAAGAAAGTGTGATGTGCTTGGCAGAGAACGCGGATGAGGGAAACGTTCTAACCAGTATGCTAAAATATTCCTCCGTAGAACTATCACCAAATGTAATCGACACCACCTCAAGGAAAGATGCTCCAAACGGGGACATACTCAATGGACAGCATAGCCTATGTACCACGTGTCAGAAAAAACACATGgtcgaagaggaagaagatgctTGTGACTCGGACTTCAACACGCTAGAGAAAAAGTACCTGTTTATAAATTTAGAAGAAGATAAAAGGTGCGTAGAAAATATGTTTAGGCAGTTTGAGCTGAACCGATATAATGAGAAGAAACTGAAAGACCTAAACAAAAAGTACAAttcaatttttgaaaaaaataaagtgtacgagaaaaaaattgatgaacTGAAGAAAATGGTGAAGAGGATGAAAAGGTGTGCAAAACTAACTTCGGAGGGAAAATACGAcgggaagaagagaaaatataaaaaaacgcCAAAAGATGGTAGAGGTGGAAGAAGTGGTCGGGGTGTCGGAGGGGGTGCAAGGAAGGGGTTACCCAAACGACAATACCAACCAGATGGAACGAAAAATCTTCTCCACAGTTCACCGAATGGTGAACGTTCCTATAAACCCAAGCGCGACCACTTTAGCGATGTAGAATTcgagagaaaaatgaaaagcaaaatgttgaaacatttttcaagaaaaaagaaccttaCCGATACGGAAGTCAGTGCAAAGGAGAATAACTCATTCTGTACTTATGGAACAACAAGCGTCTCTCATGGACAGACACGCCTAATGGATCTGCTTTATCAAAATTTGAATTATCACAAAAGGGGGGTCATTCTTTTTGACAACCCAAAATTGAATACCATCCTAATCGcaggaaaacataaaaaagggatgaacaaaagggaaacaagAAGAATTCTACTTTCTGAAAATAATGACAGTGTGTCCTCAAATATTATATACTCAAGTAACAATGTCGATTGGGGTCTATTTGAGAACACTGCTGAGGGTGGTGTGTTCCGTATGGGAAGCAGCGGCAGGAGGGGAAAGCCAataaatggggagaaaagaacCGTTCTTAATGTGCtagataaaagaaaaaagaagcaagtCCAAAGGGGAATGACGCAGGAAGGGATGGAAATTTCACATCCGTATGATAATTTCccaggaagtggaaaaatggataacCTCAATTTTGTGAATTACGCAAGGGGAGagatgaaacaaaaatggcACACGAGCGATGAGGAGATGGACGAGGAGGATGACACATGCGAAAACAGCCCCTGTAGCAGAGGTAACAGTAGCTATTCGAGCGATGACGAAAGTGAACATACAAGTGGCAATGTATCCCCCAAGTttctaaaaaataaactaaacaaactgcaaaaaattatcaagGAAGACatatgtaaaataaaaagagtgaacagggagaaagaagaatacaACGCGAAAAATGAACTTCTCACGAACAGTATAATGAGTCTGAAGAAGAAGTTACACTATTTACAAGTCAACAGTCAAAATAACAAGAACTGCAAAAAGATAGAAAATATGAAGGGAGAAATACAAAGAATAacaaatgagaaggagaaaattcaaaaaaaattaaacgacAATGAGCAACAAATTAAACACTTAAAGGTAgacattttgaaaatgaaaaataattttttaaaaacaagcACCCTCCTGAAGGAAGAACAGAGAAAGCATACCAATATTAttcggaaaaaagaaaatattattaccAAGTTGCATGAACGAGAAGAACATTACATCGagaaacttaaaaaaaaggaagaaataagtAAGCAGGCATATTCAAAATTGCTCAAAAGAAATCAAGAATTAAAtgaggaattaaaaatgttaaaaaaaaaagggccaAGTGGCGATGTCAGACGGAGTGGCAGAAAGAAGGACACAAAGAATATCCAACCTGAGGGTATCATCCATGGCAACAAATTTGACGATATCTCCCAAAGGGTTAAAAAGGTCGCATCGGATGGGATATGTATCTCCAGTTCATTACATGATGAATATGCACAGCCTTATGGTGATCCCGATGATGGTAATAACGGCGCTAGTGAAGAACACAGGGAGGATGCCACTTCCCTCCAGAATGATGACATTAACGCCTCACCTATCAGTACAATCCTCTCCGATGGGGCCAAATCGGCTTACCTAAATTCAAGTCCATCTATGTGTAAAGCAGAAGACAATCTTTTTTCGTCCCactctttttataatttcaaTAATGGCGAATACGAATTTCAGAGCAGCTTCAAAAATGAtgtgaaaattaaaagcTACTTGAGGGAGtttatgaaaaggaaaatgaaactCAGCTCCCTTAAGGCAAAGttagaaagggaaaaaagtacGAACAGACAGGTTAGGAAAATTCTGCAGGCCTTGtatgtaaggaaaaaaaatgaagaggaagaaaggaatcaTGGGAAGGGCAGCTTTCCTCAGAGATCCCCTACcgcaggaaaagaagaaagatttGCACAGATGAGTTGCACTGTTAATGAAGGTAATGAACGAGAGTGTAATTCCGGACAACCAATGGTAGAGGAACCGCTTCGAAACACAGTGACCACTATTGAAATGGAACAATACGGGCAAAAGTTACGTGACAATGGAAGGGAGAGTAAGGAAGGCATACTTGttaaggaaaattttatccCTGTGGAGGAGAAAGACGGGGGAGAAAATTCGCCAATTTTATTAAGCGATGAGAAAATAGACGAAGAAGTAGTATATTACgaaaacaaattgaaagaatcaaatgaacttttaaaaaaactaaaaagaGACATTGTcacgaagaaggaagaattcattttacaaaaagtGGTGAAACAGTTGCTCAGGAAGTTATAttccaattttatcaaaaggaaagaaggtgaaaggaaaataaaatctttaaaaaaatttatctactcagaaaatttatttatatcaAAAATTTGCAACAACTTTTTTTACCTAACAAATGTGATGAACAATTCAACATTCCCGATTGGTGGCCAGCACTATTTGAATAACCACTCCATGGCCCAATTTTATTCGAACCAGATAAATGATACATGTGAGGGGCATTTCAATGGAGGGTATAATTTGACTTGTGTAGAGAAACACATAAAGAATAACGATGCGGGGTTAAGTACCCTCTTACCGCTGTACAAATTTTACCAGGGTAAGGGAATCCTTCCATCAAATGTCGAAGCGCGTGACACCATATACggcagaaggagaaacacCTTCAGCATCCTGACGGGTATGAACCCCACTCTTGAGATGAACAAGAATtacacaaatttgaaaaagagGAGCTATAAAAGTAGACTAATCGAAAATTTGCAGCTCAACCATTTTAACAAAAGGAGAGTTATTCTATCCAGAAGTAGCAACTTCGTCCAGGATGATCAGAATGacaaaaattgtaattttggagaaaaatgggggaaaagaTATTCGGACGGATTCTCCTTAAACAGAATTCGTGACACACAGGAGAGTTTTGCACTTGATGATAAGTTTAACGGAGAAGTGCCCACTGAAGGGAATATAGGGGATATCCCCCAAAGGTATGAACAAATAAATTGGATGCCAAATGAGGGGGCATCGAATGTTAACCTTAGTGCGCTCAACCTTTTGCATGATAAGAATATTTTTGGCAAAAgcgaaaatggaaatttcaTTCGTAGAGTGCATGATGAcaaaggagagaaggaagatCAAGCTATAAACGTGGTAGACGTGGTAGACGTGGTGGACATGGTAGACATGGTAGACGCGTTAGATACGGAGGAATATTCCCTTGATAAGTCCCATTATCATGCCCTGCCGAATttaagaatgaaaagaaagactATAGATAACTGTTACATTTACGCGAATAAACAGAATGGCGATAATTTTCTCGACTATTACCAAGACGTCTTTTCACGGGGGCATTACGACGTGAAGGGCGATAGGGGCGAGGAAGAAAAGACACAGAGAGTCATCACCATTTCGGATCCAAGCCAACGTTTATTATGTGTTAAATCTGAAGGAGAGACCTACCAACAAAAGGAAGCACCACAGAGGGAATCATCTTTGTGCAACGGAAAATATGATCAGAGGGAGTCCTCTCCACTTGATTCgtgcacacatacacccaTCGTAAATACATCCATCAGTAGTGATGCTTTTCCAAAAGAAAGAACTGAATTTGTATCGTCGATGCCATTAGAAGGGCGTGTTCCACACGAGGGTTGCAACATTccgagggaaaaaagagaccATATTTCTTACATggtgaaaaagggaagccaAGAATTAACCTCTGCATTGGCAAACGTACTCATTGATGGAGAGGATTGTCTAGCAAGCGACACAGCGAAAAAGGAGGATGGTACGATTGGCGCAAAGTATGACAATGGAGATTCCTCAGTAGGCACTGACACCGGCATGTACAGCAACCCATGTGACATTCCCATCAAGGAAGAAAGCAAGGAGAATTTGTTGCCCCCGTTGGGTAGGACCGATCAACATTGGAGAGAAAACGGATTGAAATTCAATCTTGCTCCAACACAGATGAGCGAAAATAAAACTCGCAACGAGGATGTTAGGGAAGACCCCATGGGGGGTGTCCCCAAAGAGGAAGTAACAGAGATGAACAAAACTGTGCCTACCTTCAACGGTACTGGTGCAGatggagtgaaaaaaagacaGTCAAAGTTTTGCTCCATCAAGTCGAAGAGCGCCGAAGGTAATAGCAGGATTGTTTGTGGTGTCTCGAATATCAAACGCGCTTTCAAAGAAAGGGAGAACAAATCGAATGACGCCTCAATGGATGGCACAAGCGTGGCAAGGGAGATGAACATCACAAGTGTATCGGAAAACGGTTCAGTAGAGCACCAAACGTCCAAGAACATGGAGATGAGGAATATCAACTCAGGGGAGGAATCTCAGATGCGAAGAAAAATCACTTCAATAGATACCGAAACGAAGTTGGTGAAGAAGACGAGTGAAAACAAATTGTCAACTAAGCAGACGAATGAAACACTCCACCACACTGTGTTAGtacagaaggaggaagacacATCGCATAAGACTCAAGGAACAAAGGTTCAAATGGACCCCACCTTAACTGTCCACTGGAATAACAGGAGCAATAGAGATGAAGCGAACTGTTGGAACTATGGTAAGCCAAacgaagggggggaggaaaccCGAAGTAACAATCTGCAGTACGGAATGAATCAGgaagattttaaaaagattGAAAAGATACACGAAGAGAGCATTAACaatttcaaaaataaaatgaatgataTAGGGATGAACAGCGAATCATTCAGTAGCATCCatatgatggaaaaaaaaattaagggatATTTTGTCAACAGTGTGAATTACGACGCGGATAATAATATCGGAGAAGAATTTCCATATAACAAGGGGAATGCAgagaaaaagtacaaaattttgtgcaTGAAAAATTGCCATAAATATGGGGTAAGTGGATTATGTGTTAAAGGatcaaataataaaaatcTTACCATATTTAGTAGCtcaataaataatataaaactATGGGATGGTAAAAAAGCTGTTTGGAATTATGACCAtgtgaatttaaaaaatgaaaagagtaCATTTATAAATAGCATAATTGTGTCTTTTCAAGAAAATTGCTTTTTTGCTGGTATCAACAGTTATGTACACCTATTTGACATTAGAACAAATCCTGTATCTTTACAGAAATATTACTATAGTGACAAAAATGATGGTAGCTTGTTAATTTCCCTTCTAAATGATAAATCAGATTATGTGCCTTTTTTGTTACAAAATGGGGGCATTTCCACTTTTAGCGGCGCACGGGCAGATGGGGATTATACCTACGAAGGCGTGCACAATCTGATGGAGCACAACGCAAGTGAAGATGTAGTTAGGCATGCCCTGGGGGATAATTCCCTTAAGCACCTACCTTCCAaggaatggaaagaagaagatggtGGTAATGCTAACCACGAAATCTGCAACGAATGGGGCAACCAAAAAAGCAGTCTTTGCTATAGCAAAACAGACGGAGCTGAAGAGGGTGGAGCAGACAAATTAAAACATATAAGAGATGTCGAGAGTTTCCAATCCGAGTACTGCATATGTGCCTgtggaaatgaaaattttattaaagtTTTtgacataagaaaaaatgatgacaATATGTGGCTAGCCAAAATACCAATAACAAATAAAATCGAATACATAACACAAATTccgatgaaaaaaaatgggaaaaatattacaaaggATTCgaacatattaaaaaatataataatagcAAGCAGAGATAAGACGGTgaaaatatggaagaaaGGATGGGTGTCTTTTTACCCTCCCTCATACGATTGGTGCACTTCTCTCTCCAATTTTAGCCTTTCTGatttgatgaaaaataaaggtaTCCAAAATCGGCAGGACGAGTCAACCCAATatgcaaataatttattaaattatgATTCTTTAATCGTGTCTGGAAGTAGAGATTCTCACCTGCGCTTTTGGCTTTACGCGACCGACAGTACAACGAATGAGTTTAACCGGTTCatgaaaattgttaaaaatgccCACATGGTCGACATAACCAGTATAGCCAAATATAAAACCAATGGCCTAGTTACGACGGACAG GGACGGATTTATCCAAATGTGGGACTGCAACTTATTCGTTAATGATAACGACAAGGCTTTACTAGATATGGACATTTATACGAACCAGCTGAATCTGGCAGTTAGCAAAATTGGGAAAACGCTCAG GCACTCATCAAATGCTATCAACAAGGTCATATGTTATGAAAACCACTTTTTAACTGCCTCAAGTGACGGGTCCATTAAAATATTTAGCGAAAAATAA